The Perca fluviatilis chromosome 18, GENO_Pfluv_1.0, whole genome shotgun sequence genomic interval TCATTAGCCTACTTCAAAGCTGCAACTAATTATaactttataattttttttaaacagaaaaagGCACATCTGAGAGGCAGGAAACTAATGTTTTGCATTTGCCCTTGATCACAACAACAATTGATTTTCTTTTGACTGACAAAGGGATTAATCCACCAATCATTTCAGTCCTGAAATGACTCCTCGTATATTTCAGGGCTGCCATTTACCAACCAAATTTCACTATGAATTACCATGCAGATTATTATTTCAATACATTGATTAACCCTTTGGTCTTTAAAATACCAGacaatagtgaaaaatgccctTTTTAATGTCTTTTAAATTACGTGTTTTGATCAATCAAATGTCCAAatcccaaagatattcaatttacagttATATAAAACTGTGGAAATCCTCACATTAAAGAAACTGGAGAGACtatttggtatttttttattgataaaCAACTTAACAGATTTATCACATTAATACATTTCAGTCCTCTCTCATTATGGACACGATAGGAAAAGGCTTGATATCCTCGTGAAACAAGTAATTCAGCTTTTTAACTTCCCCAATAATCTGTGATGTCAGCTCTCTGCTGCCGGACACACACTTCTCTGTCCTTTTGTGGATTTGTCCATGAAACAAAACTCACAAATGTTGTATGAATCACGGTTTGAGTGCTAATGTGTCAGACAAAGCAAGCTGTGTCATGTTGCCCCAAGAACAATGTCAGCAACTAACAGGTAAAGTTTCACTACAGTCACCTGACACCAGCTTCGTCACAGCGCTGGTTTTAAAGCCCTACAGCTAAGATCAGTTATCGCATGTAGGTTGATAATTTTGGTGCAAGTTCCCTCTTTCCTTTCATGCAGACATGCACTTTATGAAGATAGTTACCACAAAACACAGTGACCACAAATAAACAGGAATAGTCCTTTGGATCAAGTTTCCTACTTGTAGTGATAAGCTCAAGTGCTGTGTCATTAACTTTAGGGACCATATTCCCTTGTCTTGCATTTTGAAGCAGACAGGACGCCCACATGCTTGTCATGCTTTTTTTAACTATCTGCCTATAAAGGTCACTGGGTTATGTGGACTTCAGTACTCAATAACTTCTCAAGCAACTTCCTCAAATCAGGCATCCATTTTAGGTCCAATTTTATTCTCTATTTATATGCTTCCACTCGGCCAAATTCTCCAGCACACCTCCAAATCTGAAATAATACTGTTCAATCCACCTAACACCATCCCTAGTCCCATCAGCCTCGGTCCACTATCCAGTACTATCAAACCCACTGCCAAAAAACTTAGGTGTCATTTTTGAATCAGACTTCACCTTCACCCCACATATCAATAAAGTTGTCCAGTCCTGCTTCCTCCATATCAGAACcatttccaaaataaaaaacCTACTGTCACAGCAAGACCTGGAAAAAGTAGTCCATGCCCTCATTTTCTCCCGTCTAGATTACTGCAACTCTCTTTTAAGCCTCCAGCTGCTTCAAAGCTCAGCAGCCAGGCTTCTCACTGGTTTTAACAGATGACAATACACTGCTCCATCCTAGCTTCATttcactggctccctgtccattttagaattgattttaattttACTGATCACTTTTAAGGCTTGTCACGGTCTGGCCCCCGACTGTATCTCAGAGATGCTTGTCCCATACTGTTCGCAGCCTTAGATCCTCGGACGGGGCCCTTTTAACCGTTCAAAGATCGAGGCTTGTAACCAGAGGTGATCGTGCCTTCTCGATCAGGGCGCCTCAGCTGTGAAACGACCTGCCCGAGGAGATGAGGCTTGCTGAATCAGTGacttcttttaaatcacttcttaaaacacatttttatagaCTTGCTTTTATGTGATGCTgtcttttttatcctttttatcCTTTTGCCTTTTCTCTGTTCATCGCCACCTACTGCCTGTCCTCATAACTTGCTATTTCCACTTATCTGCCATCTACTTgggaattttctttttctccttcctGTCCTTTAGAGCTGCCCTATCTTTTGTTGTGTATATATTGGTATGTGTACTGATGTGCTGTGaatatttatgttttgtttatgtttttgtttgttctggtaaagcactttgtaagctgttgtttttaaaggtgctattcaaataaagttatttttaatgactttacagtattttatgtgAGGGCCTGTGAAACAAATGTACCTTCAATGCAGAAATCTTCACACTAGTATTTTTCAGTTGAATGCTGGTGAAAAGCAGGCATAATGTGAAAGAATCCAAACTGAGAAAAAACGCCATAACAGACTCGCATAGTTGTTGTTGATTAATCAGTTACTTCTTCtgtatataaaatgtcagaaaaagtggaAAATGGTAAATGCCTGTTATGATTTCCCACAGCACAAGTTGATGTAATGATTGCTTTTTTTGTCTGACCAAGAGTCAaagagtccacacacacacagtgtatgtatgaatatatatatatatatattcatttcaGTATTGTATATGACAGAAAGGCAGCGagtcctcacatttgagaagctaaagaaaagcaaaaaaaaaagagacaaactcTCAGTCAAATCGCCTGTCAAAATAATTGCTGATTCATCGATGAATCATTGCAGCTCTAGctctgtgtttttatgtatAGTTGGTTGTGTAAAATGTCCTAAATTAAGTTGTAATCATGTCTTCTTGTCTGACAGATGGGCTGACATGTTCTCAGCGAAGGGTTGCCATGATGGCCCTAAACATGCATTTACTCACCCGTTTGTCCAGGTAAAGTAATAATGGTGACAGGATTGTATCGCACTTCATTTTCACTCAGCACCACATTGGCCAACAAATTCTTTCTTGGTACTGACCGAAATGTGTCTGTAGCACAATTATTAAATACTGTCAGGTACCTGCTTCAAAAATTTGTCATGTTTAGTTATTGATTAatcagttagtttttttttttttttaatctgggtTCGTCAGGTTTCTCCCACAGTCTAAAAGATATGCAGGTTAATTGTGTGGACTCTactggccgggttagctcagttggcagagcgggcgcacatatgtagaagtttattcctcgacgcagaaggtccagggttcaagtccAAACTGTGacagtttcctgcatgtctctcccctttaatatctcagctgtcctatccattaaaggcagaaattcccaaaaataataatctttaaaaatctTTTCAAAAAATTGTGTTGACTCTAAAATGTAAAATCCAATCAGTAATCATTTTCTGAACTGCTGTTCAGAAAATTCTAATCTGTTTCCCCTCTGTGTCTTCCTCTCACTGTCCCTGTCCAGGCAGTGGGTATGTTTCTGGGTGAGTTCAGCTGTATTGCGGCCTTCTACATGTTACTTTGCTATGACAGACGTCGCCCAGAGCCCAAGGTAAACCCAGGCCAGAGCTTCAAccctcttctcttcttcccACCCGCCATGTGTGACATGACGGCCACCTCCATCATGTATGTTGGTAAGTGAACTTTTGTTTAAAGTGCTCCTGTGTTGTTTATCTGGTGTTTGTGGTAGGCATTAGCATTTGAAAGCTTGTGTCCTGATCTATTTTTCCACGTCAAAGGTCAATAAAATGACGTAAATCCCGTTAGCCAAACCGAAAAGATGATCTACTTCTCTTTAAAGAATCCATTCGTCAGGAAAAAGATAATCGAATCAAAGATAGTGTTGTTTTCCTCAGTGTCACTTTGGTGTGGTTTGCAGCCACTGCCTTTCAACTTCATTCAGTAGAATGATTTGATTGTTTATGTGTCATGGAAAAGAAAGTAAGTATTTCCAGATGATAAATGTGATCATGTGTCCAAGACAAATGTCCTTCGTGGACAATAACAAATGTGTAGAAAATTAGTAGTTaaagagaattaaaaagtaAGACCGGTGGGACCGGCCCGTTGTGGGAACGGCAAGGATTGTGGGTGGATTATGTGTATAGAGCAACGGCTTAATACATTGTCCCATACTAGCAGCCTAAAGtctcgtattttatctgcttttatattatattaactgtttttaactgatctttaatgtttaatttcttatactgcactgtaacttttattctcgtattgtatctgtttttaattttgttatcgtttttaactgctctttagtgttttaagtaaagcactttgaattgccctgttgctgaaatgtgctatacaaataaagctgccttgccttgcctagaaAATGAACTTGGTTAATGAAAGTTTTTGGGTTCGCAGCTCTCAACATGACCAGCGCCTCCAGCTTCCAGATGCTGCGCGGAGCCGTCATCATCTTCACTGGTCTGCTTTCTGTGGCGTTCCTGGGGCGACGCCTGCTACCCAGTCAGTGGCTCGGCATCTTCATCACCATCTTGGGGCTGGTCATAGTGGGCCTCGCCGACTTCTTCAGCGGGCACAAAGacgacacacacaaacttagcGACGTCCTCACAGGTGAGTTGGATTTTAGTTCCGATGTGCTTCATGTGCTGCTGTAATCATCTCTGGTCAATTCATGGTGTTGGCAGATAACAGCAGGAAAAGTAAATAAAGTGTAGGCATTATTTGGGTAAATGTTTTCTTATGATACAGTAGAGCAGGCAACATATCTACGTATAAAATCTCAGTACAACATGAAACTACATTGAAAAGGATTTACAAACATGTacgcatttatttatttatttatttatttatttatttatttataacagCAGTAAATTAAAGACGACTACTCTCTTCTGTCCTGCAGGAGACCTTCTGATCATCATGGCTCAGATCATTGTTTCGGTGCAGATGGTCCTGGAGGAAAAGATTGTCTACAAACACGATGTCCATCCTCTTCGGGCTGTTGGTACTGAAGGTACAGCAGTTGTTCACCTGTAGTTACATGCAACATGTGTTTGTCACCAAAAGGGGGCAAAGATTGTACCCCCTCAACCCACCAAAGGAGTGAAGAACACAAATGGAATGAGCCAATGTCCTGAATTCCCAGTGTTAAAAGAAGTAAATAATCAAAGGTCAAATAACAACAGATATCAGTCACCTTCTAAGAGGAAGGAAGATAGAGTATTGTAGAGTTTTAGAGACCTTGTGACAGTGACGTTAGATGCACAGTATTTGCAAAAGGCTAAAGTACGAGTAGTACTGAGGGACAAACGCAGGAACTTTTCTCCACAGTGTACACAGTTTGaccaaataaattaataaatgttaaAGCAGCACTTATCAATGTTGTACATTACCAAATTACTGTTTCATGTGAAAAGAATCTCTatagtgatgaacccacagcTCTTCTGAGCTTTTCAGCATCTTTAGTGTATTGCTTTACTCTCGGCACGCTCTTATTTCTAGCAATGCCAGGCAGAAGTTTTTAGTGGAAAAGCTCTAAAATCCAACTGAATGcgacctgctcagcaccaaaaggccttggtgcagaattacagccactagagccagtcccacaatgagctttccttaggatgtgccatatctgtatctgtagttttaaatgctattgaggaggagggggggggggcaaggtggagggtgggggtatggccttgaccaactgtcactttgcttgtttgcaagccatgatgtctctccgtgcgttcatggacatcggaaaaacgtttttccgagtgaaaacgtcagcattcacgtcacttcctgtgggaatcagaggtgggaaactctggctggattttgataacagagtttcccagttggtgttTGGTTTGGACGTTTGACGGCAGGGTGGCGCTGACGTATTGCATACGGACAAATGTCcaagaacaaataaaaacttattgtggacaaatgcctctgccaagaaacatacacagacataacatgtttaaaattattcataaatagacctatgtataaaaaaaaaacacattatccgtgtcctttcctgttggttgtcctgcagataacacaaactaacacctggcgatgtgtttggatgctcgtataagaaaacagcagcaaatctttttattattgTGGCATCCATGTTTTCACCCACCTGAtactctcggctacggccaaccgttggtggcagtcatgcaacaagttgttatgccaaacgccaatataacagaagaagaagaacacgcatcccgaccatatgaacgctgccagtcggaaaaaaaaacgtaaccacgggggcggtgcctgttattcccaggtggaatgaacgcagcatacctctttctcatgggcagtccaaattctctgggtgggcaaagcagagaaaggggaggtaaccttgctccttatgacctcataaggagaagattccagctcggcccatctgagctttcattttctcaaaggcagagcaggatacccagggctcggtttacacctatcgccatttctagccactgggggaccataggcaggctgggggaacgcatattaatgttaaaaaacttcataaagtgcaattttcatgccatgggacctttttaagatGTCCGTCGGAAACACAAGAGTGACAATGACATAAAActcatcacatagccttcatCAGCAGATGAAAGTGTGACAATGTGCTTTACATTTGCATATTTACTAGGTGGATTTTTGATCATTGTCATCATTTGAATAATTACTTCAAAAATATTTGGCCACAGGGTATCTAGCGTTAGTCTTactgttttatattttaatctTTTGTGAACTGTTTTTAATGAATGTCTGCCACTTGTATCACCTTATTGCCCTTAATTATAGGACAATGGTTCCCAACCTGTgggtcacaagataaatctgagcATTTGCAACATGACTAACAAGGGGGAAAAGCACGGAAAACATTTCAGCAACCAAAGTTATgcttatattttttttagactttCCTCTAATCTTTCTAATCTTCTATTACCACTGTAGTTTACacttcttttttaaattcatggtcaataaagctcatttttatgaaattatacctcattttttagtttaaaaaaaaaagcagaaattatgattaTTTCGACAAATAGTTACGATTGAGTGCACAATCACAGACTGAcaaaagtttagtcaggatattGTCTGGAaaccatttcattgttttttcaaatgctataaaaatgtaataaaacacccaaaattcaatgaaagtagtgaactgatcatttattttacttgcgAACAGACGGGTTAAAAGGGTTAAGTTCAAAAAGGTTTTGGACCACTGTAATAGATCAATATCATAAATTGTGTTTTCCATTTCCAGGTTTCTTTGGGTTCTTCGTCTTGTCGCTGCTTCTCATTCCGATGTACTTCATCCACGTCGGCAACTTCAGCGACAACCCACGGCAGGTCCTGGAGGACGCGCTGGACGCCTTCTGTCAGATCGGACACGAGCCTCTCATCCTGTTGGCTCTGCTGGGCAACACGGTCAGCATCGCCTTCTTCAACTTTGCTGGCATCAGCGTCACTAAAGAGATCAGCGCCACCACCCGCATGGTGCTGGATAGCCTGCGCACGCTGGTCATCTGGGTGGTGAGCCTGGCGCTGGGCTGGGAGCAGTTCCATGGCCTGCAGGTGCTGGGCTTCCTGGTGCTGCTGGTGGGTACAGCGCTCTACAATGGACTCcaccgccccctgctggcaaGGATACCGTGCTGCGCTGCCATGGTGAACACAGAGGAGCAGGAGGACAGCCCCGGAGAAAGCGAGAGACTGCTGGGGGACGGCAGTGTGCAGGCCGGCGACCAGAGCTAAGACTTGAGCCCCGACGACGTGCCAGTTAACTgggaatgaaatgaaaaatgaatcaacatctttttaaagtgtATCAAAATGTCCGAGCTTCTACACCAAGTGTTTTTTCCACTtgttattgtaaataaatagatCTCCTTCCCTATGTTGTAGTTTTAAGGCTGTAACGCACactaagaaaaaaaagggaactGTCATTAAATCACACTTGttaaatggtgttttttttttttaatggtgtgTATTTTTACTCAGGCCTGTGCTGAcctacagaagaaaaaaaaacatgtaatgaGATGTAAtgtgttgacaaaaaaaagagatatttttaaaaagaaaatacacttCTGAAACAACGCAAAGTCTTGAAACATGTTTGTGCTGCACCGTTAGATATTGTTTAGTATTTTCTCtttccagcttcttaaaagtGGAGACctgctgctttttttctttgctttatATCGTTGTAAACTCACTATTTTTGGGCTTTGGACGGTTGGTTGCAAAAGAAAAGATATTTGAAGATGTCATTATAGGCTCTCAGAACTGGTGAGTTGAAATGTTTACCATTGTATGACATTTTGTATGCAGCCTGCATGAAGTGCTGCTCTGGTGTGTAGAGAGCAATAATCAGACACAATATGAAGGGAGGGGGGAtcgacagattttttttcaaatgcttctAAATAAATTTTTCATCAGAA includes:
- the slc35f6 gene encoding solute carrier family 35 member F6; protein product: MMDWTKYQLFLAGLMLTTGSLNTLSAKWADMFSAKGCHDGPKHAFTHPFVQAVGMFLGEFSCIAAFYMLLCYDRRRPEPKVNPGQSFNPLLFFPPAMCDMTATSIMYVALNMTSASSFQMLRGAVIIFTGLLSVAFLGRRLLPSQWLGIFITILGLVIVGLADFFSGHKDDTHKLSDVLTGDLLIIMAQIIVSVQMVLEEKIVYKHDVHPLRAVGTEGFFGFFVLSLLLIPMYFIHVGNFSDNPRQVLEDALDAFCQIGHEPLILLALLGNTVSIAFFNFAGISVTKEISATTRMVLDSLRTLVIWVVSLALGWEQFHGLQVLGFLVLLVGTALYNGLHRPLLARIPCCAAMVNTEEQEDSPGESERLLGDGSVQAGDQS